One Glycine max cultivar Williams 82 chromosome 3, Glycine_max_v4.0, whole genome shotgun sequence DNA window includes the following coding sequences:
- the LOC100787194 gene encoding tryptophan--tRNA ligase, cytoplasmic, whose translation MAATTESEKKKQEEEEVQEQVVNPWEVSAKGKIDYDKLIDRFGCQKLDEALISRLERITSRTPHVFLRRGVFFAHRDFAEILDAYERGDKFYLYTGRGPSSEALHLGHLIPFMFTKYLQDVFKVPLVIQLTDDEKFFWKNLSIDECRRLARENAKDIIACGFDISKTFIFSDFNYVGGSFYKNMCEVGKRVTYNQAVGIFGFVGEDHIGKVSFPPVQAVPSFPSSFPHLFSGKENLRCLIPCAIDQDPYFRMTRDVAPKMGFHKPALIESLFFPALQGETGKMSASDPNSAIYVTDSAKDIKNKVNKHAFSGGQDSIEKHRQLGANLEVDIPVKYLTFFLEDDDELEHIKKEYGEGRMLTGEVKQRLIQVLTELVERHRRARASVTEEMVDAFMAIRPLPHMFD comes from the exons aTGGCAGCAACAACAGAGAgcgagaagaagaagcaagaagaagaagaggtacAAGAACAAGTGGTGAACCCATGGGAAGTTTCCGCCAAAGGCAAAATCGATTACGACAAACTCATTGACCGTTTCGGTTGCCAGAAGCTCGACGAAGCCCTAATTTCGCGTCTCGAGCGCATCACCTCTCGCACTCCCCACGTCTTTCTACGACGCGGCGTTTTCTTCGCCCACCG CGATTTCGCGGAGATTCTGGACGCGTATGAGAGGGGAGATAAGTTCTACTTGTACACCGGACGCGGACCTTCCTCTGAAGCCTTGCATTTGGGACACTTGATTCCCTTCATGTTCACTAA GTATTTGCAAGATGTGTTTAAGGTTCCTTTGGTTATACAGCTCACTGATGATGAGAAGTTCTTCTGGAAAAATCTTTCTATAGACGAGTGCCGAAGACTTGCAAGGGAGAATGCAAAGGACATCATTGCTTGTGGTTTTGACATTTCAAAGACATTCATCTTCTCTGATTTCAATTATGTTGGCGG TTCCTTCTACAAGAACATGTGTGAGGTTGGGAAGCGTGTGACTTATAACCAGGCTGTCGGCATATTTGGTTTTGTTGGTGAAGATCATATTGGAAAAGTTAGTTTTCCACCTGTGCAG GCAGttccatcatttcctagttcgTTTCCTCACCTATTTTCTGGAAAAGAGAATCTTCGTTGTTTAATTCCTTGTGCAATTGACCAG GATCCATATTTTAGAATGACACGTGATGTTGCTCCTAAAATGGGTTTCCACAAGCCAGCCTTGATTGAATCATTATTCTTCCCAGCATTACAG GGGGAAACAGGAAAAATGTCTGCCAGTGATCCCAATTCTGCAATATATGTGACCGATTCTGCAAAAGATATAAAGAACAAG GTAAACAAACATGCGTTTTCTGGTGGGCAAGATTCTATAGAGAAACATAGGCAATTAGGAGCAAATCTTGAG GTAGATATACCAGTCAAATACCTTACTTTTTTcctagaagatgatgatgaacttGAACACATAAAGAAG GAATATGGAGAAGGGCGCATGCTAACTGGTGAGGTAAAGCAGCGGCTAATTCAAGTTTTGACTGAACTAGTGGAGAGGCATCGCAGAGCTCGGGCTTCTGTGACTGAAGAG ATGGTGGATGCATTTATGGCTATCAGACCACTTCCCCACATGTTTGACTGA